The Erinaceus europaeus chromosome 4, mEriEur2.1, whole genome shotgun sequence genomic sequence CAGCATCTACACATTCAGAAGAACACTGAGTTAACTGAACTCCATTTAACGTGAGTTACACCAACTCACATTGAACACACATGCTTAAGGTTTGCATAAAATGCTTAATTGCCCTGCTTTTAAAGCTTGACTTGTATAAATGCAGTAAATTGTATACAACACTTAATAaattttgctttacttttttaaatgttgttaaATAATGCACTAGTCATTCAGTAGACTCAGAATCATGATGAAAAATTCAGTAATAacttttcattaaaaattatttattaggggccaggtggtggcgcacctggttaaatacacatgttatagttcataaggactcaggttcaatccccctggtccccacctgcatgtgaaaaattttacaagcagtgaagcagtgctgcaggtgtctcctgtttctctccctctctatcacccctgcccctcttgatttctagctgtctctatccaacaaataaataaagattaaaaattaaaaaattttaattttttttaaaaaattaaaaaaaaaagaaagacagcacagcacagaagcttcttccagtgtagtcggagtaaggattgaacctgggttgtgcacatggaaaAGCTGATACACTACAAGATGAGCTGTTTTGCCGGCGCCCCAATAGGCCTTAAGAGTTCTGCAAATTTCAGTCAGAAATATTTGCTTATGTCAATTCTAACAGATGTTATAAAATGAGAAAGTAAGCACTCAGTGTTGCCTTTTGTAATCTGGCTCAGTTAAGCAACAGAACAACTATGCAAAACAAAAACTTGATTTTATGTTGTTTTAGAACTGGTGGGTCAATACAGATCATCCTTTAGTCTGCACCTCCAAGATATTGATGGAGTTAATAAGATACAATTGGGCTAAATGACATGGAAACACAGTCCCTTGATTAGGATGGACCTTAGAACAGTCAGATCTGAAGTATTACGAAACACAAGCCTTTTTTCAAGTCAAGTTGAAATACCATTATTGTATAAGCTAAAAGTTTACCCGCAAACACACTGACTTTAAGTTTGATATAAACTTAGAAAATGTACTCTTCAACtgctttgtttgttgtttgtttgttttaccttaaATACCAAGTTGCATTTTTATACACCAGTCCCACTTCCTAGTCATGGTTTCTGGAGTAGAGTCTTTCTCTGTCACTCAGTTCTTTAAAACTGAATAATTACTTGAGTGCTTTTTATATAGTAGGCAATGCTATGCACATTAAAAGCGCAGTAGTGAATAATAACTGAAAATCGCGGAGATTAGTGCTTTATGAAAGAGTATGTttgtatatatgaaaaataaaaaatgagagagaagactGGGAATGCCAAGTGAGAATCAGCTTTAAAAAGGGCAGTCATAGACACTTGCACACAAAGATACAagggcacagggtgagacataAGCAAGCAAATAATATCAAGGAGAATAATCCAGGCAGAAGTAAGAAGTACAGAAACCAGGAGGTAAAAAGCATGCTGGGACTGTCATGactcatcttttttaaattttattttaatataaagtgTTTTTATTGAAAGTTCTGTGAAATACTTTGGAAGAAGGTCAGGAGCATAACATAAATAGGTCAGACAACGTTTTAAAATACTGTGTCACTTTAAGAGTCTTTAGtagttatatattaaaataacacTTGATTCCCTTGCTAACTTCCCACACCCTGTTTCTTATCTTCTCTACCAGAAACCAAAATGTTAACTTgccaaaattaatttaaaaggttaaaaaaaaatctgtttgggGAAAAGGCCCATCTTAAGGTAAATACATTGCAAGGCAGAGCATCCCAATTCATAATGACTACTTCCCTTGAACTTGAAGCCCACTGTATTTGAATTGTAACAGCAAACATACCTGCACTGTTAATTCTCTTTACATCTCATATGctgccttgtatttttttttcttgtctgcaTAGTTATATGGTGACATTCTTGGAACAAAACTCTTATCTCTGGACTGTTCTCAATTCCAGCATAGGGTTCTACATTTGAATGGCACCGATATCTTGTTGATGCTGACGTCACAAAAACTACCAAATGAATAGGAGATATTTCTCCTGTTTAAAGTATCTGTGGCTAATACATGAAGGAGATCCTAGGCTTTCAGAGACCCTTTACATAATATTAGCTGTGCTATTACTGTCTGTGTAACTTTCCATTCTGTTTCCCTTTGCATTTTCAGATGGGCATAGCACACATTTTCAGTCCAGACTCAAACATGGATTAGTCACAAAACTGAGAGCCACACATTGTGTGGAATCCACATCAGTATACTTCAGCCAATATTATTAAACACCATTTCTAGAAACACAAAAGCACCAAATAGACATCATTCATGTAACAGACACCTAAGCAATGCccagaaatattttgaaaatacctAAGTAGTGGCCTAGATGGGGAAGAGTTGCAGAAAAGTTGGCATCTGAACAGCCAAGGTTTTGAAAGATGATTAGGCCTAGAACAATCAGACACAGGATCAAAGGGCATTCCAGATTGTGCAAAGCCCTGGCAGAAAAACAACATAACAGATTGAAAACTGCTGGAAAATGCAGAGACCCTCAGTGAagagaaacaggtctacaggaCTCTTAAGCtttccaagaagaaaaaaaaaaagcattcaaaTAAGGAGCTGAGGAAGAAAGTTTCATGGGGGCTTGTTTTGTTAAAATTCTTAGACTCACTTTGCTTGTTTTGGACCCTCTTAAAGAAAGAAGGTACTTTACTGCTTAAAACTTCAATAAGGAAAAGAACTTTGATTTGCCtatggaaaaagaaaactgaaaagtgGAGGAGAGTCAAGAAACAATTTTTGTTACTGCCCTTTCCTGAATACGTATAGCAAGCAAAATTTTAAAAGCCGAATACCATGGACCAGAAATATAttaattccttcctttcttttcaccaACTCAGTATTTACTTTATACCCACTATTGTTAGCTTCTGAAATACCAGGCCCATGATCCACCCTTACTGCCCAGATCTTTGGGCAAGCCCTTGCCTGCgatttaataaaagaaataagtagAGGGCAATTCTTTATACCTTCTTCCTTCCATGGCTGCCAACCAAAGCCTGAGGCTTGTGCAGAGTTAAATTCCACTCAAGTTAACCAGAGAAGACAAAATATCCTTAAATAATGGCACAACTGACATGTGAGAAGCTGACAGAGGTCCTCCATAGGGCTCTCTCATCACCTCTTCCTGTGAGTAGGAAACTGGCAAGCAGGACTTCCTATCGCCAGCGATTTGGAAAGCTGAATGGGAACACAGCAAAAGGTACAAAGAGTTGAAGTTACCTGGGCGCTCAGGTAGACTTTGAGGCACTCCTCGCATACCGCCTTCTTGCAGCAGGGCAAGGGTTTGATGGGCTTGTCTTCCAGGCACACCCGGCACATCAGCACCATGAGGGGCGCATAAGGGTCCCCTACCCCACCCAGGCCAGAGTAGGGTGGAGCTCCCAACAAGCTGGACACGGAGAACGGCTCGGGCGCCAGGTAGAACTCCAGCTCGATGCCGCCGCCATCGGAGGACAGGGGGTCGGCGGGGAGGGACAGCCGGGGGctggggaaagaggagggggtcCCGGGGGGCGTCGTCACCGGCGGGATCCGAGGTGGCGAGGCGGGCGGGGAGAGCTGCGAGGTGGAGGAGGCCCGGGGCAGGTCGTTCTCCACGCAGTACACGGAGCAGAAGACCTGCCTGCTGGCGGGGAGCCGGCGCCTCTGTCCCAGCACGTCCAGAGCCAAGCTGTCCGCCGCCGCCGTCCCGACGGGGGTCCCGGGCTCCCGCTCCTCGCCGGGGGGCACCTCCCGTGGTCCATACCCTCCCtcgttcgagtccccagctccatcCTCCTtttccagctgcagctgcagTGTGCGGGGGGTGAGGAGGCCGGCGGGAGAGAGTCCCGTGGACGGCTCTAGTCCTTGGCTCTCCGGGGTCCTGGCGGGCTCCGGGGCGCCGGTGTCTGCGCAGCCCGGGTCGGCTTCACAGCCGCCGCCGCCCGGCTCCGCGGAGGTGGCGCgcggccccggctccccagcgcTGCACCCCCGCGGGCCAGGGGGCTCGTGGTGGCCCGCGGCGCCGCTGGCTGCAGCCCTCGCCTCCGGGGGCGCGTCGCGACCGCTCACCGTGCTCTGCTCTTCGCCCATCGCCGCCCGCGGCCCGCGCCGCCGCTGCCCATCCAGCCACCGGGACCCCCACCCGGCGCCGGCGGGCAGCGGAGACAGCGGCTCGGCTCCACTCGCGGCCCTGCTTCTGCTTCCGGGTCCCTCCTGCGGTGCTGGGACGCCCCGAGCTCCCTCCGGGGAGCCCGTGCTCCGGGGCCGCGGCGCGTGGGGAGCCCGGCTCGGCCCGCTGCTCCTCGTCCTCCGGCGCGGCCAGGCAGCGCCTCGGGCCGATCACTCCGGGCGCCGGCACGCCCGCCCCACATGCAGGTCTGGACTGCGCCGCGGTCCCCGGGAgtccaccccccaacacacacactcccccaacCCGGGCGGCGGGGCAGAGGGGTccgaggtggggtggggggaagacgtTGTCAGTCCCGCGCCATCGCCGATCCCCGCAGAGGGCCGTGCGGGACAGGCGGCCACGGAGGGCGGTGGTCAAAGGGTGGAGGGGCCTGTGGCGCTGCAGCGGCGCGCACCGGGAGGCGCAGCCGGAGCTCCAGCGAGCCGCCAGGGGCCCCGAGGGAAAGGCCAGAGAGGGCGACCTCCTCCTCCTCGTGCTTCACCTAGAGAGCCCTCCCCgctgcccctcaccccaccccNNNNNNNNNNNNNNNNNNNNNNNNNNNNNNNNNNNNNNNNNNNNNNNNNNNNNNNNNNNNNNNNNNNNNNNNNNNNNNNNNNNNNNNNNNNNNNNNNNNNNNNNNNNNNNNNNNNNNNNNNNNNNNNNNNNNNNNNNNNNNNNNNNNNNNNNNNNNNNNNNNNNNNNNNNNNNNNNNNNNNNNNNNNNNNNNNNNNNNNNtaaaaaaaaaaaaaaaaaaaaaaaaaaacacagcagctCTGTTTTCTTCTACAGTAGGCAGAATCTGTGAAATCACAagtcagtcaaaaaaaaaaaacaaaactccagcTGGAATATTCAGGCAAGCTGATAACAAATttaagattttttctttctttctttctttttaatatttccctCTAGTATTCTCTTGGgaactttttaaaatcatatatatatatatatacacatatatgtatatatatatatatatatatggatactaTAAGGTAATCAGATGGCCTGTCCTGATTAATAAATTGAATCACTGGTGCGAATTAGAACtttcattagcataaccatattTATCTTCAAACTTGATTCCAGGACAATTATATTTCAGGCAAAATTTGATTATGTGTTGATCTGTCTTTATTTTACAGGAAGTATTAGTCACCCTGACTGGTGCATTTTAGTTCCCTAAAGCCAATGAAAACATTTTTGGGAAGCCAATCCTTGTTTTTTCCATCTTGAGAGGGAAATCAGTTTACACTTTCATGCCAAAGAAGAAAACTGTGAattgtaaaattattttatcttaaaGTTGTTATTGGGTTGCTCTAAAATATCTTCCAAATCAGATACAAATATTAGAAATATGGTTGGCTATATGCAGTACTAGGAAAGCTGTATAGCACAGAGAACATGTCCATCACATGTGTTTGATGCTCAGTTGTACCCCAAAAGGATTAATCCAACTAGCCAGCCTAAATATCACCTTATTTATCACTGAAAAAATTCTTCCTCAGATGAGTAAATGAGTTCttttagttttctctttcttttttttttttcatcttggcTAATTGATTTCCTGGTAACTGCTCTTTTCATCAAATTATATACCTCAAGTGTTTGATGTTTTAAAGGCAGGGGGACAAGAAACCCACAGGTATGTGTCTTTCCTGTATACCATCTGATAACTCTTCTTTCAAAATAAGTATAAAAGCAATCTGTATTTTTCCAAACAAGTACAGCCTAGGAGTAAAGATGGAGTAACACCATGGTTATCAAATCCCTCAGAGTGTTTTATcattttggagattcccacacacgtATGTGTTATCAGTGTTGCAAGAACTTATTCTAGCAACACCATATTTCTCTTGGGTTCTGTCTCACTCATAGTGTTGACTATATATATGTAATCTTGAACTAGAAGCCACTGCTAGAATTCCTAAATCTCACAACTTCCCAGCCCATTTCCTTGCCATGATTTCCTGCCTGTCCACTAAAAATAGAACTATGGCATGTCATGCCTCCATTGATCAGACAATTTTGACTTCCCTAAATACTTGGTGATCAATTCATAACTCCGGACACCAGTGTCATGAAAATTAGTCAAAATGTCAAGTTAAAATGGAGATCTTATTGCAAATTTCCCGACATGAAGGGCATGAGGTAATGTGATGATGTGCTATAGGAATCATTTGATTCAAAGGATGAAATTACTGTAGCAAAATTTCACTTACCTACAGGTTTAATAAATTCAGGCCATCTGTTCCAGGTTAAGCTATATAGAGTTGTTAGTACAACATTAGCTCTGTGTGCAACTACCAAACTCAGTATTTCCCAGTGTGCAGCCAGATGTGCACCTCCCTTAAATCAAGACCTCAACATAAGGAGACAGTGTCAAATATGAAAACTAGAATAGTCAATTCCTGGAGATAACTgttgaacattctttttttttttctactgctaCATTTATTTTTCTGACCATATTAATTAAGGGAGAAGGCCCTAAGTTTAGTAACTTATTGGGAAAATGTTATATAATATAGAGAAGCTCTACATCACTTGAATTTTATCCTGTAGAGGGAAAGAAATACATAGAACTTTAATatcataaaataacaatacaGTCAAGGCTTGACTTGTTTTTCTACTAAGTTTTCAACTATCAAAGTATGTAGAaagaaacagaattttttttattttagaaatttacTTCTGAAAGAAGATAaacagaatgaaaatattttctgggtCTTTTTCTGAATGGTAGTGTAGAATGTTAGTTCTCTTTTTCctatttcctctcctcttcctccatggAGGAAGAAAATGTGGAATTATTAAAGAAAGgggcactaaataaataaataaaggaacataGCTATTTGCTTTTtctaactaatttttaaaattttttatttatttattggatagagacagccagaaattgagagggagggggttaatagagagaaagagagcgagacacctgcagcactgcttcaccactcgaaaagctttccccctgcaggtagggatgggggcttgaacccaggtccttgcacattttaacatgtgcactcaaccaggtgcgccatcacccagccccttctaaCTAAATTTGATAGAGAAAATGCAAATAGTTATGAAACTAAGttgagaaaaatataaatttacatgttccttcaaattatagaataaaatttccaaaatttggcgaagaagaagaagggaccaAGAGAATGGAATTTAGGGAATGAGGATGGAAGTGGGGAGGTttgtggagagaggagaaggaaaactgGAAGAGAACAACTGTCTTAGTCAACATCCAAGATAATAATTCAACTAAaattgatattatatatatatatatatagttgttgtgAATTCTCCCTtagctttgtttttttatttaaattcctttattgggggactagtgTTTTATAGTCGATagtaaatatgatagtttgtacatgcataacatttctcaattttccacataacaatataacccccactaggtcctgctctgccatcatgttccaggacctgaaccctcccctcctaccctagagtctttgactttggtgtagtacaccatgtatgtatatattttgtcaACATTTCTGAAGTTATGATTCTGAAAGCTTCACTGTCTCTTCCAAATTTCCTTTTTATACTTTCCAGTGATAGTGTTCTAATAATGTTAAGAGATAAATGCATTTACATTTAGTATTTCTAAATCCAGAATATTAAGCTTTCACTTCCAAAATGTAATTGCACATTCCTGAGTGCCCCCAGCTTACTCTCAGATTAATAGTATGCCAAAGAAATCCCATCTCTTAACACACACTCTGGATGTTCTATGTATTAAGACAATAAttaacaaagtggaaaaaagatTAACTCTTTGTGACCTGAGAGAACCAGTTCTCTTTTCACTGAAGAAATCACCAAGACAAAGATTTTGCAAATTAAAAACAATCCTAGAGTTTGTGTGGAACCATAAGTGACCACAAATAGCCATAGctctaagaggaaaaaaaatgaggtaTCAGACTCCCCAACTTCCAGGTATACAACAAAACAATAGCAATTAAGACAGTGTGGTCTCAGGGACAAAAACTGACACGTAGGCCAATGGAAGAaaatagagagcccagaaatgcATCCACGTATATATGAAAACTTAATGTATAAcaaaggagcctcaggcatttaatGGGAGAAAGGAAAGCCTCTCCAACAAATAGTTTGGAGAAATCTGGTCAACCACATGTAGATAAGTGAAGCCAGACCATCAGtcaacaccatacaccaaaattaaattGAAATGAATTAAAGATTTAGATATTAGAACTAAAGCAGTtaaaacacacagaaaaaaagcATAGATGAAATACATTAGGACTATAATATTGGAGATGTATTCAGAGACATAACACCTTGGACAAGAGAAATGAagaatgaacaaatgggactgCATCCTGTTCAAAAGCCTCTACACATGGAAAAAAATTTCCAGATGGATAAGAAAGAAGCTTGGAGCATACACTTCTCATCATACTTCCAACAAAGAATTGATATACAGAATTATTAAAGTGCATACAGCTCAACAGCaaaagcaagaaaacaaacaaaaccagcataGTATAAAAGTGGGCATAAGCATCCACAGATAAGAAAATATGCtcctggggtcgggtggtagcgcagctggttaaacgcacatggtgcaaagcacaaggaccagcataaggatacccacctgcaggggagccgcttcacaggcggcgaagcaggtctgcaggtgtttgtctttctctccccctctctcttcccctcctctctccatttctctctgtcctatccaacaacgaacatcaacaataacgataataaccacaacaaggctacaacaacaagggcaacaaagggggaaaaaatggcccccaggagcagtggattcatggtgcaggcactgagccccagcaataaccctggacgcaaaaaaaaaaaaaaaagaaagaaagaaagaaaatatactcCATATCATGTATCATTTAGAGAAATGCACACTTTAAAAGATGGGTTTGTTCATATATAGATATGATTAGATAtttaatgttggtatgcatgagaccccttctgtttcatttggtttaaatcctccctgcttaacactattttatttacataaccgctgttaacaagcacctccctccagggcattggttcaatccccagtttcatgatatgtttttgctccacccccctccttgtcacaccctgatcccttctttatcacaccctgattttcaccagtcacttttctctccatcctctctatgtcacatcccgtttccaccttacttggcaagtatatataaagacagcattgtgagtttcacAGTACTatactttgagtttagcttagctcgtcttagattgtgctgcgtcctgcatgaataaagagatactgcctacagctcaactatgagtccctggtcgtctgttacctgcccgtgaagccagcccggcaaaaacaacctaacccatcgaaaacgacatatggtgcaacaacgtgggaccagacctgcgcaactcccagataagtgaagactttgcctacctatgcactatggtcttctcttctatttATGAAGAGGTtagccaaagcctctactgtttcatcatgagac encodes the following:
- the RNF217 gene encoding E3 ubiquitin-protein ligase RNF217 isoform X2 gives rise to the protein MGEEQSTVSGRDAPPEARAAASGAAGHHEPPGPRGCSAGEPGPRATSAEPGGGGCEADPGCADTGAPEPARTPESQGLEPSTGLSPAGLLTPRTLQLQLEKEDGAGDSNEGGYGPREVPPGEEREPGTPVGTAAADSLALDVLGQRRRLPASRQVFCSVYCVENDLPRASSTSQLSPPASPPRIPPVTTPPGTPSSFPSPRLSLPADPLSSDGGGIELEFYLAPEPFSVSSLLGAPPYSGLGGVGDPYAPLMVLMCRVCLEDKPIKPLPCCKKAVCEECLKVYLSAQVQLGQVEIKCPITECFEFLEETTVTYNLTHEDSIKYKYFLELGRIDSSTKPCPQCKHFTTFKKKGHIPTPSRSESKYKIQCPTCQFIWCFKCHSPWHEGVNCKEYKKGDKLLRHWASEIEHGQRNAQKCPKCKLENYLLHL
- the RNF217 gene encoding E3 ubiquitin-protein ligase RNF217 isoform X1; this encodes MGEEQSTVSGRDAPPEARAAASGAAGHHEPPGPRGCSAGEPGPRATSAEPGGGGCEADPGCADTGAPEPARTPESQGLEPSTGLSPAGLLTPRTLQLQLEKEDGAGDSNEGGYGPREVPPGEEREPGTPVGTAAADSLALDVLGQRRRLPASRQVFCSVYCVENDLPRASSTSQLSPPASPPRIPPVTTPPGTPSSFPSPRLSLPADPLSSDGGGIELEFYLAPEPFSVSSLLGAPPYSGLGGVGDPYAPLMVLMCRVCLEDKPIKPLPCCKKAVCEECLKVYLSAQVQLGQVEIKCPITECFEFLEETTVTYNLTHEDSIKYKYFLELGRIDSSTKPCPQCKHFTTFKKKGHIPTPSRSESKYKIQCPTCQFIWCFKCHSPWHEGVNCKEYKKGDKLLRHWASEIEHGQRNAQKCPKCKIHIQRTEGCDHMTCSQCNTNFCYRCGERYRQLRFFGDHTSNLSIFGCKYRYLPERPHLRRLVRGSVCAGKLFVAPLILVLGLALGAIAVVIGLFVFPIYCLCKKQRKRSRTGMHW